In the genome of Luteitalea pratensis, the window ATGCCGAAGATGGGGCTGCTCTTGTCGTGACGTGCCGCCGGGTTCACGACGTCGTTGGCGCCGAGGATGATGCAGACATCCACCTGGCCCATCTCCGGGTTGATGTCGTCCATCTCCACGAGCTGGTCGTAAGGAATCTCCGCCTCGGCCAGCAGCACGTTCATGTGCCCGGGCATGCGGCCCGCCACCGGATGGATGGCGAACTTCACGTCGACGCCCTTCTTCGTGAGCTGCTCGAACACGTCGCGCACGCGGTGCTGGGCCTGCGCCACGGCCATGCCGTAGCCGGGCACGATGACCACGCGGTCGGCGTTCTCGAGAATCTGCGCCGCGTCCTCGATGGTCGCCGACTTCGCTGTCCGCTGCTCGCCCTGCGCCGTCGCCGCGGCGACCTGGCCGAATGCCCCGAACAGCACGTTGGCGAACGAGCGGTTCATCGCGCGGCACATGATGATCGAGAGGATCAGGCCCGACGATCCGTCGAGGGCACCGGCGACGATCAGCAGCTTGTTCTCGAGCACGAAGCCCATCGCCACGGCCGCCAGGCCCGCGTACGAGTTCAGCAGCGAGATCACGGTCGGCATGTCGGCGCCGCCGATCGGCATCACGAGCATCACGCCGAACACCAGCGACAGCACGATCAGCGCCGGGAACAGGAACGTCCACGCCGGGTTGACCACCAGCAGGACGCCGATGAGGACGCCGGCGCCAATCAGCGAGAAGTTGACGAAGTTCTGGCCGGGATAAGTAACCGGACGCGTCGGCAGCACTTCCTGCAGCTTGCCGGCGGCCACCAGGCTGCCGGTGCAGGTCATCAGGCCGAGTGCGACCTCGAAGACGATGGCGCCGGTGCGGAACGCGGTCAGCTCGCCGCCATGCAGGAACAGGTAGTACTTGCCGATACCGACCAGGCCTGCGGCAAGGCCACCAAACGCGTGCGAGAGCGCCGTCCGCTGCGGCACGGCGGTCAGCGGCACCCACGACAGCGGCACGCCGACGATCGTGCCGAGCACGATCGCGATGAAGATCCAGGTGTAGCTCGCGATGTCGGGACGCAGCAGCGTGCCGACCACGGCAAGGGTCATCGCCGCGACGCCGGCGAAGACGCCGTTGCGGGCGGTCTTCGGGTCGCTCATCCACTTGAGCGAGAAGATGAAGAGCGCGGCCGAGACGAGGTAGACGAGATCGATAGTCTGCGAATTCACTTGGCCGCTTCCTTCCGCTTGAACATCTTCAGCATGCGATCGGTGATCAGGAAGCCGCTGATGATGTTGGTGGTGGAAGCGAAGACCGCGATGGCGCCGAGGACCGTGCTCGTCCGATCGTGCTGCGGACCCGCGAGGATGATCGCGCCGACGATGGCGATCGCCGAGATCGCGTTGGTCAGCGACATCAGCGGCGTGTGCAGCAATCGCGAGACGCGGCGGATGACGTCCATGCCGATGAACGTCGACAGCATGAACACGAACAGCGAGGTGATGAAATCCATGGCTCAGGCCTTGTTGATGGCGTCGCGGAGGATGGCGAGCTGCCTGGGGATGGCGTCGTACGGTTCTGGCGACGACTCGTACTCGAGCACGACGTAGCCGCGGTAGTTGGCATCCTTGAGCATCTTCACGAAACGCGGCACGTCGGTCGGCACCTTCTGCTTCACCGGCCCGGTCTCGACCTTGAGCTGCACGTTGACCGCATACGGCACGATCTTCTGCAGCTGCGTGTAGACGTCGGTGTCGTCGACGTTGCCCGAGTCGAGGTTGACGCCGAACCACGGCGAGTCGATCGCCTTCAGCGCCGGCAGCATGCGGTCGATCTTCATCAGGTAGTCGTGGTTCTCGAGCCCGAGAATCACGCCGTGCTTCTCGGCAGACACCAGCGCCTTCTTCAGGTTCTTGATGCCGTTGGCGATGCCCTGTTCCTCGGTCATCCCCTTGGGCGGCACGCCGCTGAACACCCGGACGACCGGCGCACCGAGCACGGCGTAGTGCCCGAGCCAGGTGTCGGTGTGGTCGAGCCATTTCTGCAGCTGCGGGTCGTCGTCTGGCAGCGTGAAGTTGTTGCGGATGGCACCGCCCGAGATGTCGAGGCCGTTGATGTGGCAGCGGCGCTTCACCTCGTTCAGGTAGGCGCGGTCGAACGTCTCCGGGAAGAAATAGGAGGTCAGCTCCACTGCGTCCACGCCGAGCGTGGCCGACCAGTCGATGAAGCCGAGCAGGTCCATCGCCCCCTTGGTCCCGGCCTTGGCCTGCAGGTACTGACGCATCGAGTAGGCGGCCAGACCGACTCGCAGCTGGCTCTTGCCGGCGCGGCTGATCGGCGCGGCGGGCGCCGCGGTGGGAGACAAGGTCGTGGCCACGGCCGCCGAGGCCGTAGCGGAGAGGAAGGCACGTCGATTCAGGGACATGGCTGTCGCGCAGTGTATTACGGCTTTGGTAGCCTGCAGCCTGCAGCCTACGGGCTACGTGTGGCGTTCGGCGTTCAGCGTTCGTCGCTACCTGGCGCCGAACCAGTAGGACATCTTGACGAGAAGCACGTCATCGGCCGGGGCGCTGAAGAGCCGGCCGCTATCGCCGGTGAGGTCGAAGGCGCCCGTGGCGTCCGCGTCTCGGCGTTGCTGGGTCCAGACGAAGTAGAAGGCCGAGCCCGGGCGAAACTCCCAGCGGAAGACGGTATTGGCGCGTAGCGACCGCACGTTGAAGTCCGGCTGCGCGATCGCGAACGGCGACGCGGCGCCGGCGCCGTCCGGGTCGATCACCAGTCCCTGTCCGCCTGGGCCCGCGGTAATGGTGCTGCCGGCGTCCTCGCCGTAGCGCACGAAGTCGAACGTGCGCGGCGCCGCCACTTCCTTGATGGCGCCGTAGTCGCCGGCCGACACCAACGGCTGCAGGAACGTCTGCAGCGACATGCGCGGCGAGAGCACGACACTCAGCCGCGCAATCATCGAGACTGCGGTCTGGTCCAGTTCACCGAAGACGTAGCGCTGGCCGTAGGTCCGCGTCGCCAGCGGATCGTTGACCGTCGAAAGGTACTGCGCGGCGACGATGTTGCGCCGGATGGCGGGCCCGGCACTCACGGTGACGGCCGGCACCGGCCGCAGGGTCAGGCTCGCACCTCCGGTGAACGCGGACGCCTCGTACTGTCGTGCCGTGTAGCCGACGTCGGTGGCCAGCACCGCGACCTTGCGGTTGTCGGTGACCACCGACAACTGCGCACCGATGCTGCCGGGACGGATGACGGTGGGCCCACCGCGCGTCAATTTGTCGTCCCACACGCGCCGGGCATAGGTGCCGGTCAGCGTCGACCGCCAGAAGTTGCGGAACTGGATGCTGCTGGCCGCCTGCCAGCCGTCACCCTGCAGCTCGGCGCCGTAGTTCCAGGTCCACCACTTGGAGATCCGGGCCGATCGTTCGCGCGTCCAGCCGTCCGGAACGAGCTTGCGGAACAACACCATCGCGTGGCCGCCGGCGCGGTCGGTCTGGGTTGAGAAACCGAGGTCGTTGACCTCGAGCCCCGGGCTCATCCCCCAGACGCCGAAGTTGGCTGTGACGTTGCCGCTCTGCTTGTTCAGGTTGGCCTGCCCGGTCCAGCCCGAGAGGCTCGTCGCGCTCGGATCGAGCGACACATGCGGTGCGTCCGGCCGCTGGTAGTAACGCGGCTCGGCGCGCTGCAGTCGCGTGATCGCCGCCTGGCTACCCTGCAGCCAGCTGCCGGCGATGCCGCCATGCAGCACCCAACTGTGCGCCGCGTCCACGAACCAGTGCCCATCGACGCCGAGCATGTGCGCACGCGAGGCTAGCGACGCCTCGAGTTGCGGTTCGCGCTGCTCACGGATCACCGACGTCCCCAACAGGCCGATGCCGGCGCGCGCGCCGATCTCACGCTGCGCCCTGATGACGGCGTAGTTGGTTGGTCGCTGCCGCGCCCGGGAGGATTAGGCTGTAGGTGAGCGGCTCGATGGCACGCGTCGTCGTCTGCACGCCGTCCGACAGGCGGGCGTGCTCACGCCCCGTGACAGCATCGAGGGCCCCGAGCGTCCAGCCGCGGCGCGTGCGGCCCACCAGCTTGGCCGCGCCCAGGATCGTCGTCGTGGCAGGCACGTCGGAGTACGGCGTCACGACGCGCCCCTGTGGCGCACGCCCGATGCGACGGCTGTAGAACAGGGTCGGCTCGGGCCTGAAGAAACCCCAGTACTCGCTGGCGCCGCTGCGGCCGAAATTGCCGAACACCTTCGCGCCTTCGGTGAAGAACGGGCGGCGCTCCTCGAAGAAGACTTCGAACTGTGTGAGGTTCACCACGGCCGGATCGACTTCGACCTGGCCGAAGTCGGGGTTGAACGTCGCGTCCAGCGTCAGGCTGTTGGTGACGCCGTACTTGAGGTCCATGCCGGCCGCACCGAACGCCCGGGCGCCGTCGTTGAACGGACTGCCAGTGATTGGTGGTTCGATGAACTCCGCGCGGGAGGTGACGTACGGCATCAGTTCCAGCGTGCCGGGAGGCGTGATGCCGGCGATGTCCTCGAGGTGCGCCATGCGCGAGGCCAGGCCCGCCTCGTTCTTGCGTACCAGTTGTACCCAAGACGACTCGTTGCGCCGCTGGATGACGCGTTGGACATTGATGCCCCAGGTGTATCGATCGGCGGCCGGAAACCGCAGCTGCGACAGCGCGATCCGCATCTCGACGACCCAGCCCTGCGCGTCGACCTGGACGGCTGACGCCCACACCGCATCCCACGTGACGTCGAGGAACTGGTCGTTGTAGCTAAGCGCGTCGCGCTGCACGCCAGCGGCAGAGACGCCGAACTGCGCCCCGGTCAGGTGGTCGTGATGCGGGTCGAGGTAGACGACGAGGGCGTCGGCCTCGACCACGACGTCGCGCCTCGAAAGCTGCCGAACGATAGCGGAGGGCTGGCGATCGAACAGCCGGGCAGCGATGTAGAGCGCGTCCTCGTCATAGGCGACTCGGATGTGGTGTTCTCGGAA includes:
- a CDS encoding DUF5916 domain-containing protein, translating into MIREQREPQLEASLASRAHMLGVDGHWFVDAAHSWVLHGGIAGSWLQGSQAAITRLQRAEPRYYQRPDAPHVSLDPSATSLSGWTGQANLNKQSGNVTANFGVWGMSPGLEVNDLGFSTQTDRAGGHAMVLFRKLVPDGWTRERSARISKWWTWNYGAELQGDGWQAASSIQFRNFWRSTLTGTYARRVWDDKLTRGGPTVIRPGSIGAQLSVVTDNRKVAVLATDVGYTARQYEASAFTGGASLTLRPVPAVTVSAGPAIRRNIVAAQYLSTVNDPLATRTYGQRYVFGELDQTAVSMIARLSVVLSPRMSLQTFLQPLVSAGDYGAIKEVAAPRTFDFVRYGEDAGSTITAGPGGQGLVIDPDGAGAASPFAIAQPDFNVRSLRANTVFRWEFRPGSAFYFVWTQQRRDADATGAFDLTGDSGRLFSAPADDVLLVKMSYWFGAR
- a CDS encoding DUF5916 domain-containing protein, whose amino-acid sequence is MGCGRADWRLSPARSGGRGAGFREHHIRVAYDEDALYIAARLFDRQPSAIVRQLSRRDVVVEADALVVYLDPHHDHLTGAQFGVSAAGVQRDALSYNDQFLDVTWDAVWASAVQVDAQGWVVEMRIALSQLRFPAADRYTWGINVQRVIQRRNESSWVQLVRKNEAGLASRMAHLEDIAGITPPGTLELMPYVTSRAEFIEPPITGSPFNDGARAFGAAGMDLKYGVTNSLTLDATFNPDFGQVEVDPAVVNLTQFEVFFEERRPFFTEGAKVFGNFGRSGASEYWGFFRPEPTLFYSRRIGRAPQGRVVTPYSDVPATTTILGAAKLVGRTRRGWTLGALDAVTGREHARLSDGVQTTTRAIEPLTYSLILPGAAATNQLRRHQGAA
- a CDS encoding NAD(P)(+) transhydrogenase (Re/Si-specific) subunit beta → MNSQTIDLVYLVSAALFIFSLKWMSDPKTARNGVFAGVAAMTLAVVGTLLRPDIASYTWIFIAIVLGTIVGVPLSWVPLTAVPQRTALSHAFGGLAAGLVGIGKYYLFLHGGELTAFRTGAIVFEVALGLMTCTGSLVAAGKLQEVLPTRPVTYPGQNFVNFSLIGAGVLIGVLLVVNPAWTFLFPALIVLSLVFGVMLVMPIGGADMPTVISLLNSYAGLAAVAMGFVLENKLLIVAGALDGSSGLILSIIMCRAMNRSFANVLFGAFGQVAAATAQGEQRTAKSATIEDAAQILENADRVVIVPGYGMAVAQAQHRVRDVFEQLTKKGVDVKFAIHPVAGRMPGHMNVLLAEAEIPYDQLVEMDDINPEMGQVDVCIILGANDVVNPAARHDKSSPIFGMPIIDADKARTVLANKRSMNPGFAGIENELYFAPNTLMLFGDSKVVMGELAKQLSGEGGMH
- a CDS encoding NAD(P) transhydrogenase subunit alpha produces the protein MDFITSLFVFMLSTFIGMDVIRRVSRLLHTPLMSLTNAISAIAIVGAIILAGPQHDRTSTVLGAIAVFASTTNIISGFLITDRMLKMFKRKEAAK
- a CDS encoding sugar phosphate isomerase/epimerase family protein, which encodes MSLNRRAFLSATASAAVATTLSPTAAPAAPISRAGKSQLRVGLAAYSMRQYLQAKAGTKGAMDLLGFIDWSATLGVDAVELTSYFFPETFDRAYLNEVKRRCHINGLDISGGAIRNNFTLPDDDPQLQKWLDHTDTWLGHYAVLGAPVVRVFSGVPPKGMTEEQGIANGIKNLKKALVSAEKHGVILGLENHDYLMKIDRMLPALKAIDSPWFGVNLDSGNVDDTDVYTQLQKIVPYAVNVQLKVETGPVKQKVPTDVPRFVKMLKDANYRGYVVLEYESSPEPYDAIPRQLAILRDAINKA